From a single Anaerolineaceae bacterium oral taxon 439 genomic region:
- a CDS encoding N-acetylglucosamine-6-phosphate deacetylase, translating to MKTLIKNVRIVDGGEIQSGHILVENRRISAILPLGAEIDEGIVYDFSGLYASAGFIDTHTHGGGGHDFMDGTLDAFIGACQMHLRHGTTTIIPTTLSASEAELIRSVAAFREAQAKQKNTQCLHGLHMEGPYFAMNQKGAQDPQYIRDPDPAEYRRIIDLADGAIVRWSVAPERTGAMEMGDFLTANGILPSIAHTDATYADCVEAIQHGYTHVTHLYSCTSTITRKSGFRILGVTESAYCLDELTVEVIADGCHLPPELLNMVVKCKGVDRVSLVTDSLRPAGLDVATSIAGSLENGKPCIIEDGVAKLPDRSAFAGSIATADRLVRTMWKKANVPLTDTIKMITENPAKLLKIDDLKGRLLPGKDADIVIFDENVNIQAVFYAGKKIEEETMI from the coding sequence ATGAAGACCCTTATTAAGAACGTAAGAATTGTTGACGGAGGGGAAATTCAATCTGGACATATTCTCGTTGAAAATCGAAGAATAAGCGCAATTCTGCCGTTGGGAGCCGAAATAGACGAGGGAATCGTCTATGACTTTTCTGGTTTGTACGCTTCGGCAGGGTTTATCGACACGCATACCCACGGAGGCGGCGGACATGACTTCATGGACGGAACGCTGGACGCGTTCATCGGCGCATGCCAAATGCACCTGAGACATGGAACCACAACCATCATCCCTACGACACTCTCCGCCTCGGAAGCGGAATTAATCCGGAGTGTCGCCGCTTTCCGGGAAGCTCAGGCAAAGCAAAAAAACACGCAGTGCCTTCACGGACTTCATATGGAAGGGCCTTACTTCGCCATGAACCAGAAGGGCGCCCAAGACCCGCAATATATCAGAGACCCAGACCCCGCCGAATATCGACGAATTATTGACCTTGCGGATGGCGCTATCGTTCGTTGGTCAGTCGCTCCAGAACGTACAGGCGCAATGGAGATGGGAGACTTTCTAACGGCAAACGGAATATTACCCTCCATCGCACATACCGACGCGACCTATGCTGATTGCGTTGAGGCGATTCAGCATGGATATACTCACGTTACGCACCTGTACTCCTGCACTTCGACCATCACGCGAAAAAGCGGATTCCGAATCCTCGGCGTCACCGAAAGCGCATATTGCTTAGATGAGCTTACGGTTGAAGTCATTGCCGACGGCTGCCATCTTCCGCCGGAACTACTGAACATGGTTGTAAAATGCAAAGGCGTCGACCGTGTCAGCTTAGTAACCGACTCGCTGCGGCCGGCCGGGCTTGACGTTGCGACCTCAATCGCCGGCAGCCTTGAAAATGGGAAGCCCTGCATTATTGAAGACGGCGTTGCGAAACTTCCAGATAGAAGCGCTTTTGCAGGCAGTATCGCAACGGCGGACCGGCTTGTGCGAACCATGTGGAAAAAGGCTAATGTTCCATTAACGGACACAATCAAAATGATCACGGAGAACCCAGCCAAATTACTGAAAATCGACGACCTGAAGGGCCGCCTTTTGCCTGGGAAAGATGCGGACATTGTAATTTTCGATGAAAACGTAAATATTCAAGCGGTTTTTTACGCAGGCAAAAAAATCGAAGAAGAAACAATGATTTGA
- a CDS encoding sugar isomerase, protein MGQEITQSYFDQIVEYLTRIKEEENERIGIAAGLIADQIEKDKLIHIWGPGGHSNMNAMEIFFRAGGLLHINAILDEGTMLSSGALRSMAIERTAGYGKIVVEDNGIGSGDLLIIANAYGINAACLDAAFTAKSSGATTIAVTSITHANQIPEDHPARHPSKINLYQACDYYIDTKVPVGDAVIEIDGLDQKMGAVSTLCNAFALNCLMMTAASILKSHGVEVPIWKSGNCPGGDEWNARFISRFKGKVRLL, encoded by the coding sequence ATGGGGCAGGAAATTACACAATCATACTTTGATCAGATAGTCGAATATTTAACGCGAATTAAAGAAGAAGAAAACGAACGGATCGGGATCGCGGCAGGCTTAATAGCGGATCAGATCGAAAAAGATAAACTGATTCATATCTGGGGGCCAGGCGGCCATTCCAACATGAACGCGATGGAAATCTTCTTTCGGGCAGGTGGATTACTGCATATTAACGCAATCCTGGACGAGGGAACAATGCTGTCCAGCGGTGCGCTCCGATCCATGGCGATCGAGCGAACCGCCGGATACGGAAAAATTGTCGTAGAAGATAACGGAATCGGATCCGGAGACCTGCTGATTATTGCGAACGCATACGGAATCAATGCTGCGTGCCTTGACGCAGCGTTCACCGCGAAATCATCAGGCGCGACAACAATTGCAGTTACCTCAATCACCCACGCAAACCAGATCCCAGAAGATCACCCGGCCCGTCATCCCTCCAAAATCAACCTTTACCAAGCCTGCGATTACTATATCGACACAAAAGTCCCGGTTGGCGACGCAGTAATTGAAATCGATGGACTTGATCAAAAGATGGGCGCGGTGTCAACGCTTTGCAACGCATTCGCGTTAAATTGTCTGATGATGACCGCGGCTTCAATTCTTAAATCCCACGGCGTAGAAGTACCAATCTGGAAAAGTGGAAACTGTCCAGGCGGAGACGAATGGAACGCACGATTCATTTCACGATTCAAAGGGAAAGTTCGACTATTGTAG
- a CDS encoding xanthine dehydrogenase, translating into MFRTIHMTVNGKPVEISVDERESLTDTLRERLGLKSVKKGCEVGECGACTVLIDGVSKNSCIYLTVWADGHEIITVEGIRGKNGLLHPVQQAFVDEAAIQCGFCTPGLILTGVELVNSGKKYTRAELREQISGHLCRCTGYENILRALEKVVGTESGR; encoded by the coding sequence ATGTTTAGAACGATTCACATGACCGTAAATGGCAAACCTGTTGAAATATCGGTTGACGAGCGGGAAAGTCTTACCGATACGCTGCGTGAAAGATTAGGTCTGAAAAGCGTTAAAAAAGGATGTGAAGTAGGCGAATGCGGTGCGTGTACGGTTCTGATTGACGGCGTATCTAAAAACAGCTGTATTTATCTCACTGTCTGGGCTGATGGACATGAAATTATCACGGTTGAAGGTATTCGCGGAAAGAATGGACTATTGCATCCCGTTCAGCAGGCTTTTGTCGATGAAGCCGCTATTCAATGCGGTTTCTGTACGCCGGGCCTGATCCTGACGGGGGTTGAGTTGGTCAATAGCGGAAAAAAATATACGCGCGCCGAACTTCGGGAACAGATTTCCGGGCATTTATGCCGTTGTACTGGATATGAAAATATCCTGCGCGCTTTAGAGAAGGTCGTCGGCACGGAAAGCGGACGATAA
- a CDS encoding xanthine dehydrogenase FAD-binding subunit XdhB, whose product MYDIKTTFRAESVQDALRLLSENQGAVIVCGGTDVMIRLRELKLRQATLISILDIPELCGVRLEENGDLLIGAGTCFSLLHSDPLIRRCVPILAEVSRQVGSPQIRNIATIGGNICNGAVSADSAPSLLVLDARLELASSGGSRTLPIREFYTGPGKTVLKAEEEILTGIRIPREKYAEHGGCYLKFGMRNAMEISTLGCAVNLALFGNGTIRDFAIAFGVAAPTPIRCPKAEAMMIGKKPAPSVIQALQDAVLLETQPRESWRASKELRLQLIRELSARATAQAIETLGGEIHV is encoded by the coding sequence ATGTATGATATTAAGACAACTTTCCGCGCTGAGAGCGTCCAGGACGCGCTTCGGCTTCTTTCGGAGAATCAGGGTGCGGTGATTGTTTGCGGTGGAACGGACGTTATGATCCGGCTGAGGGAATTGAAGCTGCGTCAGGCGACGCTGATCAGTATTTTAGATATCCCTGAGCTTTGCGGCGTACGGTTGGAGGAGAACGGCGACCTTTTGATCGGGGCGGGAACCTGTTTCAGCTTATTGCATTCTGACCCTTTGATCCGGCGTTGCGTTCCGATCTTAGCGGAAGTAAGCCGTCAGGTAGGCAGTCCGCAGATTCGGAATATTGCTACGATCGGCGGGAATATCTGCAACGGGGCGGTCAGCGCGGATTCCGCCCCCTCGCTTCTCGTTCTTGACGCCCGATTAGAGCTTGCAAGCTCCGGCGGTTCGCGAACTCTTCCGATTCGTGAGTTTTATACAGGCCCTGGGAAAACGGTATTGAAAGCGGAAGAAGAGATTCTGACAGGAATCCGGATTCCGCGCGAGAAGTATGCGGAACATGGCGGCTGTTACCTTAAGTTCGGAATGCGCAACGCGATGGAAATTTCGACGTTGGGCTGTGCGGTTAATCTTGCTTTATTCGGCAACGGAACCATTCGTGATTTTGCGATTGCGTTTGGCGTTGCCGCTCCGACTCCGATTCGCTGCCCGAAAGCTGAAGCGATGATGATTGGGAAAAAGCCGGCTCCCTCGGTCATTCAGGCTTTGCAGGACGCGGTTCTTCTTGAGACGCAGCCCCGCGAAAGCTGGCGGGCTTCAAAGGAACTGCGCTTGCAGCTTATCCGCGAATTAAGCGCGCGCGCAACCGCGCAGGCGATTGAAACTTTGGGAGGTGAAATTCATGTTTAG
- a CDS encoding xanthine dehydrogenase molybdenum-binding subunit XdhA, whose product MGIKRNVVRLDAVQKATGEAKYVEDLIPVGALHGKMVRSTIANGMVKSIDTSEALKMPGVELILTCFDVPKNLFATSGHPLSLDPNHTDTKDKLILEQRVRYYGDDIAVVVADTPLNARLAAEKVKVTYEVFEPLLTPAAAIHHPCTIHEFRPGNELSRMDFNISPEGEVNFYTGKFSTEKEIAGREDLVGVQYYVPMVNACHIEPNGCFAYMEGRKLIICSCNQVPFTLRRNVAEAVGIPVGDIRVIRPYIGGGFGNKQDTMYEPIVALCTMKLGGRPVAIILTREETFTSTRVRHAFDMLIKSEVDAAGKMIKRGLRINSNGGAYAAHTHAVTAYAITNNFQNYPTSGVQVGESSTAYTNLPSAAALRGYGIPQLAFAMESEMDDIALAHGWDPVDLRLKNIQTDGFVDPFDKFVVSSCGMQGCIQRGREVSGWDRKRKEYSEFNKTSKNIKKGIGMACFSYKTGVWPIQVENASCRIVMNEDGTAVIQVGATEIGQGSDTVFCQMVSEITTIPENRLTLIPYCDTDVSPYDSGAYASRQTYVSGGAVRKAAELLRGKLLARAAAVYDQAYESLCLESEKIKNIETGQIICTIGQLCTFMNHTNDHVTMTEHLTAEATYTAQSICFSYGVSYIDLDVDVPLGKVKINKVYSVHDSGQILNPALSHGQLHGGIAMGLGYALGEQLLFDPKTGRPLNNNLLDYKTPTAMDMPEIETYFVETFEPSGPFGNKGLAEPPLIPQAPAVRNAILHATGIGVFNLPMNPQSLVHAFIEAGLIQN is encoded by the coding sequence TTGGGTATTAAAAGAAATGTCGTTCGCCTGGACGCTGTCCAGAAAGCGACCGGGGAAGCAAAATATGTTGAGGATCTGATCCCTGTCGGTGCGCTTCACGGCAAGATGGTTCGCAGTACGATCGCGAATGGGATGGTAAAGTCGATCGATACTTCTGAAGCGTTGAAAATGCCGGGCGTTGAATTAATTTTGACGTGTTTCGACGTCCCGAAAAATTTATTCGCGACTTCGGGGCATCCGCTTTCTCTGGATCCGAACCACACTGATACGAAGGATAAGCTTATTCTTGAACAGCGCGTCAGATATTATGGAGACGATATCGCGGTTGTCGTCGCGGATACGCCGTTGAACGCAAGACTTGCGGCTGAAAAAGTTAAAGTAACGTACGAGGTATTTGAGCCTTTGCTGACGCCGGCTGCGGCGATTCATCACCCCTGTACAATTCATGAATTCAGACCTGGGAACGAATTGTCTCGAATGGATTTCAATATTTCGCCGGAAGGAGAAGTAAATTTCTATACAGGGAAGTTTTCGACGGAGAAGGAAATTGCCGGGCGGGAGGATCTGGTTGGCGTTCAGTATTATGTCCCGATGGTGAACGCCTGTCATATTGAGCCGAACGGTTGCTTCGCTTATATGGAAGGGCGGAAGTTGATTATCTGTTCCTGCAACCAGGTTCCTTTTACGCTGCGGCGAAATGTGGCGGAAGCTGTTGGGATTCCGGTCGGCGATATCCGCGTCATCCGACCTTATATCGGCGGCGGTTTTGGAAATAAACAGGACACCATGTACGAGCCGATCGTTGCTTTATGTACAATGAAATTGGGCGGACGTCCGGTCGCGATCATTCTTACGAGAGAAGAAACTTTTACTTCTACCCGCGTTCGGCATGCTTTTGATATGCTGATTAAATCCGAGGTCGACGCAGCGGGAAAAATGATCAAGCGCGGTTTGCGGATCAATTCAAATGGAGGGGCGTATGCGGCGCATACGCATGCGGTTACCGCTTACGCAATAACGAACAATTTCCAAAATTACCCGACCTCGGGCGTTCAGGTTGGGGAGTCGTCGACGGCATACACGAATCTGCCTTCGGCCGCGGCGCTCAGGGGTTACGGTATTCCGCAGCTGGCTTTTGCGATGGAGTCCGAAATGGACGATATCGCGCTTGCGCACGGATGGGATCCGGTTGACCTGAGGCTGAAAAATATTCAAACCGACGGATTTGTTGACCCGTTTGATAAATTTGTTGTGTCCAGTTGTGGAATGCAGGGCTGTATTCAGAGGGGCCGCGAAGTTTCCGGCTGGGATCGTAAGCGGAAAGAATATTCCGAATTTAATAAGACGTCGAAGAATATCAAAAAGGGTATCGGAATGGCCTGCTTCTCATATAAGACCGGCGTCTGGCCAATTCAAGTTGAGAACGCGTCCTGCCGAATTGTGATGAATGAGGATGGAACCGCTGTGATTCAAGTTGGGGCAACTGAGATCGGGCAAGGTTCAGACACGGTTTTTTGCCAGATGGTTTCCGAGATTACGACGATTCCAGAAAATCGCCTGACGTTAATTCCATACTGCGATACGGACGTATCTCCGTATGACAGCGGCGCGTATGCCTCCCGCCAGACTTATGTGTCTGGCGGCGCTGTCAGAAAAGCGGCGGAACTCTTGCGTGGAAAGCTTCTGGCGCGCGCCGCGGCGGTATATGATCAGGCTTATGAGTCCCTCTGTCTCGAGAGCGAGAAGATTAAGAATATTGAGACCGGGCAAATTATTTGCACTATTGGACAGCTTTGTACGTTCATGAATCATACCAACGATCATGTGACAATGACGGAGCATCTTACCGCCGAAGCGACCTACACCGCGCAGTCGATCTGTTTTTCCTATGGCGTCAGCTATATCGATCTTGATGTCGACGTTCCTTTGGGAAAGGTCAAAATTAACAAAGTCTACTCGGTTCATGATAGCGGGCAGATTTTGAATCCTGCGCTTTCTCATGGTCAGCTCCATGGCGGTATCGCGATGGGGCTTGGGTATGCGCTTGGCGAGCAGCTGCTTTTTGATCCGAAGACAGGGCGCCCCTTGAATAATAATTTGCTTGATTATAAGACGCCAACGGCTATGGATATGCCTGAGATTGAGACTTATTTCGTCGAGACGTTTGAGCCGTCAGGGCCCTTCGGAAATAAAGGGCTGGCCGAACCGCCGCTTATTCCGCAGGCGCCCGCCGTCCGAAACGCAATCCTCCACGCTACAGGGATCGGCGTTTTTAACCTGCCGATGAATCCGCAAAGCCTTGTCCATGCGTTTATTGAAGCTGGCCTGATCCAGAACTGA
- a CDS encoding branched-chain amino acid ABC transporter permease — protein sequence MLNEILSIGFFTSLLAGTIRLATPILMPALGQIYTQRAGILNLGVEGTMLIASILGFAAVASGASLWVGFIVGIITGAVYALLMAWLSVTLRVNQVIAGIGMNVLATGLAAYIYRLLFGIRALPAKITSFPAVNIPWLSGIPYLGTILFQHNILVYLAFAMVPLTWFFLEKTMFGLKIKMVGEHPRAADSRGISVPWIRYAAVVIGGAYAGAGGVFMTIAYLNMFTESVIGGFGYIAVSVVIFGRFDPYRAMGGALLFGFASALQVRLQALGSGIPSQLLLMLPYALTIAALIFASKKAEFPSAYTIPYSRMER from the coding sequence ATGCTGAATGAAATTCTGTCGATCGGTTTTTTTACCAGCCTGCTCGCGGGGACGATTCGGCTGGCTACGCCGATCCTGATGCCTGCGCTGGGTCAGATTTATACGCAGCGCGCCGGGATATTAAATCTCGGGGTAGAAGGGACGATGCTGATTGCTTCGATCCTCGGATTTGCCGCCGTGGCGTCCGGCGCCAGCTTATGGGTCGGCTTTATTGTGGGAATTATTACCGGCGCCGTTTACGCTTTGCTGATGGCGTGGCTCAGCGTAACTCTCCGTGTGAATCAGGTTATTGCTGGAATCGGGATGAACGTGCTCGCGACGGGGTTGGCTGCGTATATTTATCGGCTTCTTTTCGGAATTCGCGCGCTTCCCGCTAAGATTACGTCTTTCCCCGCCGTCAATATTCCATGGCTTTCAGGAATTCCATATCTCGGTACGATTTTATTTCAGCATAATATTCTGGTGTATCTTGCTTTCGCGATGGTCCCGCTGACCTGGTTTTTTCTGGAAAAGACAATGTTCGGGTTGAAGATTAAGATGGTGGGGGAACATCCAAGAGCCGCCGATTCCAGGGGAATCAGCGTTCCCTGGATTCGCTATGCGGCGGTGGTGATCGGCGGCGCTTACGCTGGCGCCGGCGGGGTTTTTATGACCATCGCTTATTTGAATATGTTTACGGAATCCGTTATTGGCGGTTTCGGGTATATCGCGGTGTCCGTCGTTATTTTTGGACGTTTTGATCCTTATCGGGCGATGGGCGGCGCGCTGCTGTTTGGGTTTGCTTCGGCGCTTCAGGTTCGGCTTCAGGCGCTGGGATCAGGAATTCCATCGCAGCTGCTATTGATGCTGCCGTATGCTCTGACGATCGCGGCGCTGATCTTCGCTTCCAAAAAGGCGGAGTTCCCGAGCGCATATACGATTCCTTACTCACGGATGGAGCGGTAA
- a CDS encoding ABC transporter permease, producing MVIAALLIGAILVVMSENSPAEAYRAMILGAFGSKQKITEVVVKLIPILIMASGVSVAFRAQLWNIGAGGQFLIGSIVSVAIALYLPVPLWLRVPLSFVAAVIAGAGWAALAGWLKTKFSANEVITTLMLNYIAHYLLLYLINGPMQDPYSDLPQTDVIPDGMRLAKIIGPTFRLHSGLFIMMAVVVLMIFFWKTALGYRIDLTGQGEKVATYAGIQVKKTIILTMAISGGLIGLAGWIEIFGIQFRLLDGIAGGLGNTATIVALLGSLNVYGIIAAAIFFAALLCGGASMKRMTDIPYSVVDVIQGLIIIFVIAKSVFSEHSERFNIMRLMCKKEAGGHAE from the coding sequence ATGGTTATCGCAGCTTTGTTAATTGGCGCGATTTTAGTTGTTATGTCGGAAAACAGTCCGGCGGAGGCCTATCGTGCGATGATCCTGGGGGCGTTTGGGTCTAAGCAGAAAATAACCGAAGTCGTTGTTAAACTGATTCCAATCCTGATTATGGCGTCAGGCGTGTCCGTTGCGTTCCGTGCGCAGTTATGGAATATCGGCGCGGGAGGACAGTTTCTGATCGGGTCGATTGTTTCCGTCGCTATTGCTCTTTATCTTCCTGTCCCGCTATGGCTTCGCGTGCCGCTGTCGTTTGTTGCGGCGGTTATAGCTGGGGCAGGGTGGGCTGCGCTTGCCGGCTGGCTGAAAACGAAATTCAGCGCGAATGAAGTTATTACAACGTTAATGCTGAATTACATTGCGCATTATTTGCTGCTTTATTTGATTAATGGTCCGATGCAGGATCCATACAGCGATTTGCCGCAGACAGATGTGATTCCGGATGGGATGCGCCTGGCGAAAATTATCGGTCCGACCTTTCGGCTGCATTCCGGATTGTTTATTATGATGGCTGTGGTTGTGCTGATGATTTTTTTCTGGAAAACGGCGCTGGGATATCGGATCGACCTTACCGGCCAGGGGGAGAAGGTCGCGACGTACGCAGGAATCCAGGTTAAGAAAACCATTATTTTGACAATGGCGATTTCCGGGGGTTTGATCGGGCTTGCGGGCTGGATTGAAATTTTTGGCATACAGTTCCGTTTATTGGATGGAATTGCCGGAGGTTTAGGCAATACTGCTACGATTGTTGCGCTGCTTGGATCTTTGAACGTTTATGGCATTATCGCCGCAGCGATCTTTTTCGCTGCGCTGCTTTGCGGTGGGGCGTCGATGAAACGGATGACGGACATTCCGTACTCGGTTGTCGACGTTATTCAGGGTCTGATTATTATATTTGTGATTGCGAAGAGCGTTTTCAGCGAGCATAGCGAGCGCTTTAATATCATGCGTCTGATGTGTAAGAAAGAAGCGGGTGGACATGCTGAATGA
- a CDS encoding heme ABC transporter ATP-binding protein — protein MDTLAVKMRGITKSFNGVNANDHVDFDVWKGSIHGLLGENGAGKTTLMNVLYGLYRQEEGTIAINGQPVDISSPTKAIALGIGMVHQHFMLARPLSVVENVMLGKKSRRGFLLDTDKTARELSELSSRYRMGIDPYSKIWQLSVGEQQRVEILSAIYLGAEILILDEPTAVLTPQETEIFFDTLREMRDDGKSIILITHKLEEILSIVDEVTVLRNGRLIASKRIDEMVTKDELTRMMVGRDVLFQFPPLMRQSGEVRLRLEGVCAMNDKGVPALNDFSLELKEGEIVGLAGVDGNGQKELCEVLTGLRSAISGRMELDGEDVTNRDPASYIEKRVSHIPEDRHTTGLALNWSLKNNLVLKNFGKFPICSHKIIQSKQVEENWERAEKEYKIFAVDGDERARSLSGGNQQKVILARELNSDPRVLIANQPTRGLDVGAAEYVRTRIIEARNSGTACLVISADLEEILQLSDRIAVIYSGMLMGILPRGSDLLEIGALMMGKRAEDLQVEK, from the coding sequence ATGGATACCCTTGCTGTCAAAATGAGAGGGATTACGAAGTCTTTCAATGGCGTTAACGCAAATGACCATGTTGATTTCGATGTATGGAAAGGTTCGATTCATGGACTTCTCGGAGAAAATGGGGCTGGGAAAACGACTTTGATGAACGTCCTGTACGGGCTGTACCGGCAAGAAGAAGGGACGATTGCAATTAACGGACAGCCTGTTGATATTTCGTCTCCGACGAAAGCGATCGCGTTGGGGATTGGCATGGTTCATCAGCACTTTATGCTGGCCCGTCCGTTATCCGTTGTTGAAAACGTCATGTTAGGAAAAAAGTCTCGCCGGGGTTTTTTGCTCGATACGGATAAAACGGCTCGCGAGCTAAGCGAGTTATCCTCGCGATACAGGATGGGTATTGATCCTTATTCAAAAATCTGGCAGCTTTCCGTCGGAGAACAGCAACGGGTTGAGATTCTCTCCGCAATCTATCTGGGCGCGGAAATTTTGATTCTGGATGAGCCGACCGCCGTTTTAACACCGCAGGAAACGGAAATTTTCTTTGATACTTTACGTGAAATGCGCGACGATGGCAAGTCGATCATTCTTATTACGCATAAGCTCGAAGAAATTTTATCGATTGTCGACGAAGTAACCGTGTTGCGAAACGGCCGTTTGATCGCGTCGAAGCGTATCGACGAGATGGTTACAAAAGACGAGTTGACGCGAATGATGGTTGGGCGCGACGTTCTGTTTCAATTTCCCCCGCTTATGCGTCAGTCGGGCGAGGTCAGGCTGCGTTTAGAGGGCGTCTGTGCGATGAACGACAAGGGTGTTCCGGCGTTGAATGATTTTTCGCTTGAGTTGAAGGAAGGCGAAATCGTTGGTTTAGCGGGCGTAGATGGAAATGGTCAGAAAGAACTTTGTGAGGTGCTGACCGGTTTACGCTCTGCGATTTCGGGGCGAATGGAACTTGACGGGGAAGACGTTACAAACCGTGATCCGGCGTCTTATATTGAAAAGCGCGTTTCGCATATCCCTGAAGATCGGCATACGACCGGGTTAGCGTTAAACTGGAGTCTTAAAAACAACCTGGTCTTAAAAAATTTCGGGAAATTTCCGATTTGCAGTCATAAAATAATTCAATCAAAGCAAGTCGAAGAGAATTGGGAACGCGCGGAAAAAGAATATAAGATTTTCGCTGTCGATGGCGATGAACGCGCGCGGTCGCTTTCCGGTGGCAATCAGCAAAAGGTCATTTTGGCAAGAGAATTAAACAGCGACCCTCGCGTCCTGATCGCGAATCAGCCGACTCGTGGACTGGACGTCGGCGCGGCGGAATACGTCCGGACCCGGATTATCGAAGCCAGGAACAGCGGAACTGCCTGTCTGGTTATCTCCGCGGATTTGGAAGAAATCTTACAGCTTTCGGATCGTATCGCCGTGATTTACAGCGGGATGCTAATGGGGATTCTTCCGCGCGGAAGCGACCTGCTGGAAATCGGCGCGTTGATGATGGGGAAGAGGGCGGAGGATCTTCAAGTTGAAAAGTAG
- a CDS encoding BMP family ABC transporter substrate-binding protein has translation MKKVLTVLSVVFVLVMVFFCSGAVSAADKLKVALVLPGKADDVSFNQAMYRGAMAFAALHPDAIELKVVEGVYDVADIDPTLRDYADAGYDVIIGHGYQFTEPVDTVAEQYPEVVFLLGCGVKYRANSQIYDVQLEAGGYLMGVVAALATQSGKVGVIGGGEGSEITRGHEGFKAGAKFINPDIDIQEVYTGDWNDTTGAYEAAIGMYDSGVDVIWHSGDGIGLGVVQAAEEKDQYVLGNVEDQYTLAPKNVLSGLQYEWGNALERIFASINNGSFIHEGKKETIMINVENKGLTMTELNDVKGWLSDEDVEKIADIYSKLGENAIDLPVVP, from the coding sequence ATGAAGAAGGTATTGACTGTTCTTTCAGTGGTGTTTGTATTGGTTATGGTTTTCTTCTGCTCAGGCGCTGTATCGGCGGCTGATAAATTGAAAGTCGCTCTCGTTTTGCCCGGAAAAGCGGACGACGTTTCGTTTAATCAGGCGATGTATCGCGGTGCGATGGCGTTTGCGGCGCTGCATCCAGACGCTATTGAATTGAAGGTCGTCGAAGGCGTTTATGACGTTGCGGATATAGATCCGACCTTGCGTGATTATGCCGACGCGGGATATGACGTTATTATTGGGCATGGGTATCAATTTACGGAACCAGTTGATACCGTCGCGGAGCAATATCCTGAGGTTGTATTCTTGCTTGGTTGTGGGGTAAAATATCGCGCGAATTCCCAAATTTATGACGTTCAGCTCGAGGCGGGCGGTTATCTGATGGGCGTTGTCGCCGCGTTAGCGACCCAATCCGGTAAGGTTGGCGTGATTGGCGGCGGCGAAGGTTCGGAGATTACCCGTGGGCATGAGGGATTTAAGGCTGGCGCGAAGTTTATCAATCCTGATATTGATATTCAAGAAGTATATACCGGAGACTGGAACGATACAACTGGGGCATATGAAGCGGCGATTGGAATGTATGATTCCGGCGTCGACGTAATCTGGCATTCTGGCGATGGGATTGGACTGGGCGTCGTTCAGGCTGCGGAAGAAAAAGATCAATATGTGCTTGGTAACGTTGAGGATCAATACACGCTCGCCCCGAAGAACGTTCTTTCCGGGCTGCAGTATGAATGGGGCAACGCGTTGGAACGGATCTTTGCCTCCATTAACAATGGCTCGTTTATTCATGAAGGCAAGAAAGAAACGATCATGATTAACGTCGAAAATAAAGGCTTGACGATGACGGAATTGAATGACGTGAAGGGCTGGCTGTCGGATGAGGACGTTGAAAAGATCGCGGATATTTATTCGAAGCTTGGCGAAAACGCGATTGATCTTCCGGTCGTTCCCTGA